A region of Veillonellaceae bacterium DNA encodes the following proteins:
- a CDS encoding MerR family transcriptional regulator, translating into MSIVSIESRRNYAFHRNHGRPLRHERADAPLIRQKGLLPAARIDPDSGYRYYTNGQIFLFQTIRLLQRTGMSLAEIRETLQKDPVDLRSLWDSQEKAIRQKQQELHEMEIMVHQQQKQLEEASLMQQHAGKGPYIKSANATLLSLPIEKEGITPKVEPDDAVSLLDQRLLSLHIIPALSYGFLFPRKDYKDLFEIIYSHTIKKIESIPQSIPEDLTLIKAEENFLAIDFIWSRENYLSYYHDLLDTARKQHLKLSSVAYEISYPLDFYKVESGKRFIAELGIRIMEK; encoded by the coding sequence GAGCGTGCAGACGCTCCGCTTATACGACAAAAAGGCCTGCTGCCGGCCGCCAGAATCGATCCGGACAGCGGCTACCGCTATTACACGAATGGCCAGATCTTCCTTTTCCAGACCATCCGTCTTCTCCAGCGCACCGGGATGAGCCTTGCGGAAATCAGGGAAACCCTTCAAAAAGATCCCGTCGACCTCCGGAGCCTCTGGGACAGCCAGGAAAAAGCCATCCGCCAGAAACAGCAGGAGCTCCATGAAATGGAAATCATGGTCCATCAGCAGCAAAAGCAGCTCGAGGAGGCCTCCCTCATGCAGCAGCACGCAGGAAAAGGACCGTATATCAAGAGCGCGAACGCCACGCTCCTTTCCCTTCCGATCGAAAAAGAAGGCATCACGCCGAAAGTGGAACCCGACGACGCCGTCAGTCTCCTCGACCAGAGACTCCTCTCCCTCCATATCATCCCCGCCCTCTCCTACGGCTTCCTCTTCCCAAGGAAAGACTACAAAGACCTCTTCGAAATCATTTACTCCCACACCATCAAGAAAATAGAATCCATCCCGCAGTCCATCCCCGAAGACCTCACGCTCATAAAGGCAGAAGAAAACTTCCTCGCCATCGACTTTATCTGGTCCAGAGAAAACTACCTGTCCTATTACCACGACCTTCTCGATACCGCCAGGAAACAGCACCTCAAGCTTTCCAGCGTTGCCTACGAAATCTCCTATCCCCTCGACTTCTATAAAGTAGAAAGCGGCAAACGCTTCATCGCAGAACTGGGAATCCGGATCATGGAGAAATGA